In Geothermobacter hydrogeniphilus, the genomic window CAGCCTTAAGACTTGAGGAGAGACGTATGACCAAAAAAATCAACCACATCGGTATCGCCGTCAAAAACATCGAGGCGTCCCTGCCGTTTTACCGGGATGTCCTCGGTATGACCTTCGAGGGGAGTGAAGAGGTGGCCGAGCAGAAGGTGCGAGTGGCGTTTCTGGCTGTCGGCGAGAGCCGGATCGAGTTGCTGGAGCCGACTGCGGACGATTCACCGGTGGCCGGCTTCATCGCGAAAAATGGTGAAGGGATTCACCATATCGCCTACGAGGTCGACGATCTTGTCGTCGCTCTGGACCGGCTTCGGGAACAGGGGGTGCGCCTGATCGACCGGCAGCCGCGGCAGGGGGCACATGGCACCCGCATCGCCTTTCTGCATCCCCGGGCCACCGGCGGGGTGCTGACCGAGCTCTGTCAGTCGACGTGAAACCGGTTTATTTTTCAATTGTTTCGATGTTCGATGAAAAAGCGTTCTATTATTAAATTCCTATCTAAATCAGTCATTTTTGCTTGACATGAACTTTCATGGAAAGTTAGCCTGACCAGGTTGTAGAACGGTGGGAGTTTTTTCGCCCCTTGACCTGCCGGAGGGGATTGTTAGACTGGGCGGCGGGAAAAAGGTTTTGCTCCCCGGATCGCCCCGGCACCTGGAGGTACTTATGAAGGCCGCGCGCATATTTCTGTTTTTAACTGTCCTGTTGTGCCTTGGAGCGGTCACGGCTTCCGCCCTCGAGTTCGGTGATCCCGCGCCGGATTTCGAGTTGCCGGGGCTTGACGGCAAGACCTTCAGGCTGTCGGACCACCGGGGGCAGATTGTCATTCTCAAGTTGGGGACGACCTGGTGCCCGACCTGCAAACAGCAGTCGTTTGAGCTGGCCGAGGCCGCTCCCTTTCTGAAAAAGAACAATATCAAGGTGGTCGAGGTCTTCCTTCAGGATACCAGGGAGATGATAACGGAATACCTGGCCAAGGAGCGTCACCCCGAGGAGTTGATTCCGCTGCTTGATGATGGGCAGGTGCGCCAGAAATACAATGTTTACCTGATTCCCAGGCTGCTGGTCGTCAACCGGGAGTTTCAAATTGTTCGCGACGGGAGTCTGCTGACCTCTCAGGCGTTGCAGAACCTGATCAGGCCGATGCTGAAGAAGGGGGACAAGGGGTAATTCCCGTCCATCCGTTCCGTTGCCGGTTGCTGTAGTGGCTTTGCCACAGTGTGGCGTAAAAACAACGGAGTTTTGCAGAGCAAACTTTTGTTTGGCCCTGATTAAGGGCCGTTAAATGGTTGAAATTCAAGGAGATATCGGGCAGTCCCGGCCCCCTCATCGCTGTCCACGGCGGTGGCACCCTTTTTGTAGATAGAAGCTGGACCGAATAGTTTTCAATCGTGGCCCCGGCCAGTGCGTCAGAGGCGGGCCGACCTGCTTCACGTCGGCCGCCGATGAGTCCGCGCTCGATGTGTGCGAAAGGAGGTGAACCGATGAAAATGTGTGCTGGATTTTCGCTGGCCGGAATGCTCACCGTTTTTCGGGTTACCTGCACGAAAGAAGCCCGATGGTGAGAAACCTGCGTCAGATGTCCCGCTGACGGAAGGTCAGGCTTCCGGCGGGTGGAGACGTTTAATCAGCAACAATGTGATTGTCCCGGCCATGGGGGCCGGTCAACGCCTCTTCGCTTGCGGGAGGCGAAAACGCAACACCTTTTTATTCAGGAGGCAACAAAAGATGAAAAAAGTCCTTTCCCTGCTGGTCGTGCTGCTGATGCTGGCAGCCGGTTCGGCGATGGCCGCCACTTTCGAGTTCCACGGCGACCTCAACAACCGTTTCAATCTCTACACCAACCATGCCGACCTCTACTCCGGTTTCGGCAACATGCAGCGTCTGAACGGCAAGCGGGCCGACGGCGTGGCTCCGATCGGCAAAGACAAGGCCGAGGACACCTGGGGTGAGATCAAGTATCGCCTGTGGACCGAAGCCGCCACCAACGACGGCAAGATCAAGGGCGTGTACGCCATTGAGATCGGTGCCGTCCGCTACGGCAACAAAACCAAGGGTGGCGCCTTCTCCGGTGACGGCATCAACGTCGAGACCCGCTGGGCCTACACCGACTTCCAGCTGCCGGGCGTCTCGCAGAAAGCCCGCGTGCGCATGGGTCTGCAGCCCTTCAAGAT contains:
- the mce gene encoding methylmalonyl-CoA epimerase, whose amino-acid sequence is MTKKINHIGIAVKNIEASLPFYRDVLGMTFEGSEEVAEQKVRVAFLAVGESRIELLEPTADDSPVAGFIAKNGEGIHHIAYEVDDLVVALDRLREQGVRLIDRQPRQGAHGTRIAFLHPRATGGVLTELCQST
- a CDS encoding TlpA family protein disulfide reductase, producing MKAARIFLFLTVLLCLGAVTASALEFGDPAPDFELPGLDGKTFRLSDHRGQIVILKLGTTWCPTCKQQSFELAEAAPFLKKNNIKVVEVFLQDTREMITEYLAKERHPEELIPLLDDGQVRQKYNVYLIPRLLVVNREFQIVRDGSLLTSQALQNLIRPMLKKGDKG